A single region of the Cucumis melo cultivar AY chromosome 3, USDA_Cmelo_AY_1.0, whole genome shotgun sequence genome encodes:
- the LOC103488549 gene encoding glutamate receptor 2.2-like codes for MVELWSCIVCGADQIDKQTSIVNVGVILDSSSWVGKMGLSCINLSLSDFYSSHPHYNTKILLHIIDSKDDLLLAASQALELIEKSEVKAILGPESSFQAPYIIQLSEKFKVPLISFAPPPPPPSTFSYLTSPYLLRAYNHFSQIYAIRDIIKTFEWKQIVTIYQDDEFGKSVVLDLIHALQEEEVNTHVYRINPGASVDEIREELEMLKNKEQATIFIVHMVHSLASHVFTTANEIGITRKGYAWILADAITSSLNSINYSTLRSMQGFLGVKPFVPKTIELDNFTIRWRKKFLQENPNLIQYYPNPDVFGLWAYDSTWALAIAAERNVVSGIPQNGTTFMESLSMVRFKGLSGEFSFGQSKAQPPYYQSSQNLQIVNVIGDGDISTVGYWTPKMNLTGEYNRNVTLRPIIWPGYSIQQPTGWIPFNPMNRLKIGVPMLKRDKKYMAYSFMSNHSIVDYCLKIFEVAAKKLPYAITYDFFYFDGPYDDLILSVYRRKYDAAVGDITILANRSMFVDFSLPFTEAGVAVIVPVIRDDLVDPGWLFLKPLSLKLWITSFSFFVFLGFVVWILEHENNEDFCCGPIWHQIATGLWGEINEQFIKDGGGDMVLRGVRPSTELHSKLNVMVLGIQHLVPYDTLEQLNDLLTKGSRKGGVDAAIDEIPYMKLFLGIYGGNYTMTVSQYSTGGSGFAFPLGSTLVDDISKALLNMTQVDKEIKAIDKTWFGNDEIKKFSSSDDSYTSSSIDLSYFKSLFIITASATILALTLYLFRYSFDLTTIWTRIIATVTYQINIEPPVAAIEEEEASPNTE; via the exons ATGGTTGAGTTATGGAGTTGCATAGTATGTGGTGCAGATCAGATCGACAAACAAACGAGCATTGTGAATGTGGGAGTGATTCTTGATTCGAGCAGTTGGGTTGGGAAGATGGGTTTAAGTTGCATCAATCTCTCCCTATCCGATTTCTATTCTTCTCATCCTCATTACAACACCAAAATCCTCCTTCATATCATTGACTCTAAGGATGATCTTTTGCTCGCAGCTTCTCAAG CATTGGAGCTAATAGAGAAGAGTGAAGTGAAAGCCATCTTAGGGCCAGAAAGTTCGTTCCAGGCTCCTTACATTATCCAACTAAGTGAAAAATTTAAGGTGCCATTAATCTCGTTtgcaccaccaccaccaccaccctCCACTTTCTCTTACCTAACTTCTCCATATTTGTTACGAGCCTACAACCATTTCTCACAAATTTATGCCATTCGCGACATCATTAAAACTTTTGAATGGAAGCAAATTGTTACCATTTACCAAGATGATGAATTTGGAAAGTCGGTTGTTCTAGATCTGATCCACGCTTTACAG GAAGAGGAAGTAAACACTCATGTTTACCGAATCAACCCAGGAGCTTCGGTCGACGAAATTAGAGAAGAGCTTGAAATGTTGAAAAATAAGGAGCAGGCAACAATTTTCATTGTACACATGGTTCACAGCTTGGCCTCTCATGTATTCACCACAGCCAATGAAATTGGAATAACCAGGAAAGGCTATGCTTGGATTCTCGCTGACGCCATTACAAGTTCCTTAAATTCTATAAATTATTCAACTCTCAGATCAATGCAGGGATTTTTAGGAGTAAAACCCTTTGTCCCCAAGACAATCGAACTCGACAACTTCACCATTAGATGGAGAAAGAAATTTCTACAAGAAAATCCAAACCTAATCCAATATTACCCAAACCCAGATGTTTTCGGCCTGTGGGCTTACGATTCCACTTGGGCTCTAGCCATAGCGGCCGAAAGGAACGTCGTTTCTGGGATACCTCAAAATGGTACGACATTCATGGAGTCCCTGTCGATGGTAAGATTCAAAGGTCTGAGTGGGGAGTTTAGTTTTGGTCAATCTAAAGCCCAACCACCATATTATCAGTCGTCACAGAATTTGCAAATAGTAAATGTAATTGGAGATGGAGATATTAGTACGGTTGGATATTGGACTCCTAAAATGAACCTCACCGGAGAATATAATCGGAATGTTACATTAAGACCCATTATTTGGCCTGGATACTCCATTCAACAGCCTACTGGATGGATTCCATTTAATCCAATGAACAGACTGAAAATAGGAGTTCCAATGTTGAAAAGGGATAAGAAGTATATGGCTTATTCCTTCATGAGTAACCACAGCATCGTCGATTACTGTTTAAAAATCTTCGAGGTGGCTGCTAAAAAGCTTCCATATGCTATTacatatgattttttttacttcgaCGGCCCATACGACGACTTGATACTATCAGTGTACAGACGG AAATATGATGCAGCTGTTGGAGACATAACAATATTAGCAAACAGATCTATGTTTGTAGACTTTTCTCTACCATTTACCGAAGCTGGAGTTGCCGTGATCGTTCCTGTAATTAGAGACGACTTGGTGGATCCTGGGTGGTTGTTCTTAAAGCCTTTAAGTTTGAAACTTTGGATCACAAGCTtcagtttctttgttttcttgggcTTCGTGGTTTGGATTTTAGAACATGAAAACAATGAAGACTTTTGTTGTGGCCCTATATGGCATCAAATCGCCACCGGTCTCTG GGGAGAAATTAACGAGCAATTTATCAAGGATGGTGGTGGTGATATGGTTCTTCGTGGTGTTCGTCCTAGCACAGAGCTACACAGCAAGCTTAACGTCATG GTTTTAGGCATACAACACTTGGTACCCTACGACACATTAGAGCAACTCAATGACCTCTTAACTAAAGGAAGCCGAAAAGGCGGTGTTGATGCTGCCATTGATGAGATCCCTTACATGAAGCTTTTTCTTGGAATATATGGTGGTAACTATACCATGACCGTTTCTCAATACAGTACTGGTGGTTCTGGATTT GCTTTCCCACTAGGTTCAACTTTGGTAGATGATATATCGAAGGCATTGTTGAATATGACTCAGGTTGACAAAGAAATAAAAGCAATAGACAAGACATGGTTTGGAAATGacgaaattaaaaaatttagtaGTAGTGATGACTCATATACTTCTTCAAGCATTGACCTTAGTTACTTTAAGAGCTTATTCATCATCACTGCTTCTGCAACTATTTTGGCCCTTACTCTTTATTTATTTCGTTACTCCTTTGACCTGACCACCATATGGACAAGGATTATCGCCACAGTCACTTACCAAATTAACATAGAACCACCGGTAGCAGCGATAGAAGAGGAGGAGGCCTCTCCGAATACCGAATAA